In Rhizophagus irregularis chromosome 26, complete sequence, one genomic interval encodes:
- a CDS encoding uncharacterized protein (SECRETED:cutsite_VLS-GR; SECRETED:prob_0.5433); SECRETED:SignalP(1-13): MLLLLLLSQSVLSGRILRDTLGFGSKGRIMEQQWQKEFYRIGTQVLGMDHFLSCEVGTVFGCEGKIDFYVDKLDWVYLPILAIIHNLPIHSFCSFIDIYKSTSF, encoded by the coding sequence atgctattattattattattatcccaATCTGTACTTAGTGGGAGGATTTTAAGAGATACGCTTGGATTTGGATCCAAAGGAAGAATCATGGAGCAACAATGGCAGAAGGAATTTTATAGAATCGGTACACAGGTATTGGGAATGGATCATTTTTTGTCATGTGAAGTAGGAACAGTTTTTGGATGTGAAGGAAAGATAGATTTCTATGTGGACAAGTTAGACTGGGTCTACCTTCCAATACTTGCCATTATTCATAACTTACCTATACattctttttgttcttttattgATATCTACAAATCTACTTCATTTTAA